The sequence CACACTCAACTATTATCATTCATTAGTGCTCAAGTTAGATCTGTGAGCAGGCAATTATAGTTTTGGAGAGTGATATATGAGCAAAATAATCGGTATTGACCTCGGGACGACCAATTCGGTCGTAGCGGTCATGGAGGGCGGCGAGCCGGTCGTCATTACAAATTCTGAGGGCGGCCGCACGACGCCATCGGTCGTGGCGTTCACGAAGGACGGCAATCGGCTGGTCGGGCAAGTCGCAAAGCGTCAGGCAGTTACGAACCCCGAGAACACGCTGTATTCGATCAAGCGGTTCATGGGACGCAAGTTTGACGAGGTAGGATCGGAGATCAAGCAGGTCCCGTTCAAGGTCGAAAAAGCATCGAATGGCGACGTCCGTGTCGATGCGGAGGGCAAGCAATACAGCCCGCCTGAGATCGCCGCGATGGTGCTGCAAAAGCTCAAGCAGTCTGCCGAGGATTATCTCGGCAGCAAGGTTGAGAAGGCCGTAATTACCGTGCCTGCTTACTTTAACGATGCCCAGCGTCAGGCGACGAAGGATGCAGGCAAGGTCGCTGGATTAGAAGTTTTGCGTATCGTCAATGAGCCGACCGCAGCCGCACTGGCGTATGGCCTGGACAAGAAAAAGGACGAGGTCATTGCGGTGTTCGACTTTGGCGGCGGAACATTTGACATCTCGATCCTCGAGGTCGGTGAGGGCGTCGTCGAGGTCAAATCGACCAACGGCGACACGCACCTCGGCGGTGACGACGTTGATGAGGTCCTCGTCGGCTGGATAATTGACGAATTCAAAAAGGATCAGGGCATCGACTTGCACAACGATAAAATGGCCCTACAGCGGCTCAAGGAAGCCGGCGAGAAGGCCAAGGTCGAGCTGTCGCACGCGATGGAAACCGAGATCAACCTGCCGTTCATAACGGCCGACGCCTCAGGCCCAAAGCACCTGGTGATGAAGCTCACGCGTGCCAAATTCGAGCAGCTCGCCGAGCCCATCCTGAAACGCCTCATGCCGCCCGTCGAGCAGGCGATCAAGGACGCCGGCCTAACGCCCAAGGACATCGAAGAGATCGTGCTGGTTGGCGGTTCGACCCGTATCCCGAAGGTCCAGGAAATGGTCAAAGAATACTTTGGCAAGGAGCCTAACAAGTCGGTCAATCCTGACGAGGTCGTGGCCCTCGGCGCCGCCGTGCAGGCCGGCGTTCTCGGCGGCGAGAAGACGGACATCCTACTCTTGGATGTGACGCCGCTCAGCTTGGGCATCGAGACTTTGGGAGGTGTATCGACACCGATGATCCAAAAAAACACGACGATCCCGACGCGAAAATCGGAGATATTTTCCACGGCGTCGGACAATCAGACGTCGGTCGAGGTCCATGTTTTACAGGGCGAACGGCCAATGGCAGGGGACAATAAAACGCTCGGCAAATTCCACCTCGTGGGTATCCCGCCCGCACCACGTGGCGTGCCGCAGGTCGAGGTGACATTCGATATCGACGCTAACGGTATTGTTAACGTCTCCGCCAAGGACGTCGGCACGGGGCGCGAGCAAAAGATCACAATCACCGCATCGTCGGGCCTCTCAAAGGAAGAGATCGACAAGATGATGAAAGACGCTGAATCGCATGCCGGTGAAGACGAGAAGAAAAAGGCAGCGATCGAGGCCCGCAACCGCCTGGACGGTTTGGTTTACAGCGTCGAAAAGACGCTGGTTGAGAATAAAGACAAGCTTGACGCCGCAACCGCGGGCGAGATCGAATCGGCGATAGCAGACTCGAAAACAGCCCTGGGTGGCGAGGATGTCGATGCGATGAATAACGCGTTTGACCGCCTGCAGACAGCTTCGCATAAGCTGGCCGAAATGCTCTACAGCCAGACGGCGCAAGGACCTGAGGAACAGGCCGATGAGCAAGCTTCGTCCGCGACAGCCGGGGCCGACGGTGAGGCAACGACTGCCTCATCAGAAGAGGGCGACGTCATCGACGCCGAATACGTCGATGTTGACGACGAAGGCGAGGAAAAGAAGTAACAATCTAGCGACAAGTGACGAGGGACAAGTGGTCGGGTTGCTCTCTCGTCCCTTGTCCCTCTAAACTTGTCCCTAATTTTCCTGCATGGCCAAAAAGGACTACTACAAAATTCTCGGCATCAAAAAGGATGCCAAGGCCGACGAGATCAAGAAGGCCTATCGCCGTCTCGCGCGAAAACATCACCCTGACGTAAATCCGGGTGACAAGGCAGCAGAGGATACGTTCAAGGACGTGCAGGAGGCTTACGACATTCTCTCGGACGAGAAGAAGCGTAAGGTCTTTGACCGGTTTGGTTACTACGCCGACAACCTCGATCCCGACTCGCCCTTCGCGACCAGTGCTGGTGCGAGAACCGCCGGTTCGCCGGGGTTCGATTTCTCAGGATTCACCTGGGACACTAG is a genomic window of Chloracidobacterium sp. containing:
- the dnaK gene encoding molecular chaperone DnaK codes for the protein MSKIIGIDLGTTNSVVAVMEGGEPVVITNSEGGRTTPSVVAFTKDGNRLVGQVAKRQAVTNPENTLYSIKRFMGRKFDEVGSEIKQVPFKVEKASNGDVRVDAEGKQYSPPEIAAMVLQKLKQSAEDYLGSKVEKAVITVPAYFNDAQRQATKDAGKVAGLEVLRIVNEPTAAALAYGLDKKKDEVIAVFDFGGGTFDISILEVGEGVVEVKSTNGDTHLGGDDVDEVLVGWIIDEFKKDQGIDLHNDKMALQRLKEAGEKAKVELSHAMETEINLPFITADASGPKHLVMKLTRAKFEQLAEPILKRLMPPVEQAIKDAGLTPKDIEEIVLVGGSTRIPKVQEMVKEYFGKEPNKSVNPDEVVALGAAVQAGVLGGEKTDILLLDVTPLSLGIETLGGVSTPMIQKNTTIPTRKSEIFSTASDNQTSVEVHVLQGERPMAGDNKTLGKFHLVGIPPAPRGVPQVEVTFDIDANGIVNVSAKDVGTGREQKITITASSGLSKEEIDKMMKDAESHAGEDEKKKAAIEARNRLDGLVYSVEKTLVENKDKLDAATAGEIESAIADSKTALGGEDVDAMNNAFDRLQTASHKLAEMLYSQTAQGPEEQADEQASSATAGADGEATTASSEEGDVIDAEYVDVDDEGEEKK